Within Deltaproteobacteria bacterium, the genomic segment CTCCACCGCGAGGTCGTGCGTTGTAGTTCTTTTTGTCATGCCCGCGAACGTATCACCCGGAGCGCGAGGCGACAACCGTTTACTGCGCGGGAGGCGGTCAGGTCGGCGGGCCGTCCAGAGGCGAGGACCAGAGGTAATGGGAACACTATCGACAACGACGTTCGCGAGGCGAGTCGGCCCGTGGTGCCGCCCGCTATCAACTGCGAGTGGCGGCGGTCAGCCCCGCTCGTCCCGCGGCAGGGGCACAGCGTCGATCTTGCCGCACTCGTGGGCGTGGGCGAGCGCCTGCCGAAACGCCCTCTTGATCTGCGCAATGGAGAGCCCCGCCCTGGGGCTGCCGTCGGGTTTTTTCGTGACAGGGTCGCTCTTGAAAAACCCTGCGACGTGGGCGGCGATCATCCGCCGAAGGTCCCGATCCTCGCCGAAGTGGTCCACGGCGATCTGCAGGCACCTGGCGTACGTGCTCCTCGTCGCCTCGCTCGCGCCCATCTCGGCCAGCCGTGCCAAGTAGCCGTCGACCCCTTGCCGTAGAGTGTACCGCTCGCTCATTCGAACCCCCTTTGGCGCCCTGATCGGCGCGTCCGCATCCATGCTTCGCCGGCGGGGTTAGTCAAGGGATTTATCTTCAAAAACAAGCACTTGAGTCGCATCAAAAGCCTTGACTTCTTCGGACACGGAAGCGATGTCACAAGCCGACGGTCGGGACAGGAGAGCGCGCATGGCGACGATTCAAACACAGAAATTCGGCATCGAAATCGAGTGCGTTTCGATCACCCGCCAACGGGCGGCTCAAGCTGTTCAGAGCATCGTCGGCGGCGAGGTCGCGCACGTCGGCGGCGGCTCGTACGACCCCTGGGAGATTCGCGACGCACGCGGCCGGACCTGGCGCGTCGTGGCCGACGCCTCGTTGAACGACTACCCCGCTCACCTCCGCGCCGAGGTCGTGTCGCCGATCTTGGATTACGCAGACCTCGACGAGCTCCAGCGCGTCGTTCGCGCCCTGCGCGCGGCGGGGGCGAAGGCCACGCCGACCTGCTCGATTCACGTCCACGTCGACGCCGCGGGCCACACCGCCGCGACGCTGGCCAACCTGCTCAAACTCGTCGCGAGTCACGAAAAACACTTGATCGAGGCGCTGGGCGTGCAGGCCGACAGGCGCGCGCGATACTGCCGCGACGTCGACGAGCAGGTGTTGCAGAGGATCTGCTCTCGACGCCCGCGCTCGATGGCCGAACTCAATCGCGACTGGTACGGCGCGCCGACGGAAAACCCAGGTCGCCTGCACCATTCCAGGTATCACGCGGTCAACCTGAACGCCGTTTGGGCCCTGGGCACCTTGGAGTTCCGACTTTTTAACGGCTCGCTCCACGCGGGAAAAATCAAATCGTACATTCAACTCTCGCTTGCCCTGAGCGCGCGGGCGCTGCGCATCCGCCACGCCCGCGGCGAGCGGCGCACCTACGACGCCTCGACGACTCGGTACGACGTGCGGGTTTTTCTGCTCGGCCTCGGGCTGATCGGGCCGGAATTCGCCACCGCCCGCTACCACCTGCTGTCGCACCTCAGCGGCAGCGCGGCGTTCCGGAGGGCGGCCTGACAGGAGGTGAATTTGTGAAATACTTTGCTTTCGGCTCCAACCTGAACCTCGGCCAGATGAGGTCGCGCTGCCCCGACGCCGTGCCTCTGGAGCGGGCGCTGTTGCGCGACCACAGGCTGGCGTTTCGCTCACGAAACGGAGGGCATGGCGTTGCGACTGTCGTCCGCGCCCGCGGGTGGAACGTCAGGGGCGGCCTCTACCGGATCAGCAACCGGGACCTGATGGCCCTCGACAATTACGAGGGCTGGCCGATTTCGTACTCGCGGGCGACCGTCGAGGTCGTCGGCGAGGTGAGCGGCCCTGTCGGCGCCATCATCTATTGGCTGAACCCGCCCCACGCCGACGCCCCGCCGAACCATTGGTACCGCGAGGCCATCGTCGAGGGTCTCACCGACTGGGGCATCAGGGTGCCGTCGATGCTCGCGCGGTTCGAGCGTGAAGTTGAACGGGAGGAGGCATGAATGAAGAATGAACACGGCAAGATCGCCATCCCGCGCGCGGTATTGGACGGCATCCTGGCCGTGCGCGCGAGCGGCCTGACGAACATGTTCGACTGGTGCGCCGCCACCGAGATCGCGGCGGAACTGGGTCACGCCGAGGCGGCGAGGTGGATCCCCGACAACCTCGGGCGGTACGCGGCCGGAATCATCCACGGGTTCGTCCACTACGACGAGCCCGCCGCCGCAGCCGAGATCGCCCCCGGCCGAGTCATGAGGTACGTCGGTGCCGCCCACCCGGCGCTAACCGGCCTGACGGTGCGCGTCGTCGGGCGGATCGGGCGGCGGCGGTGGGAGTTCGCGCCCTGGGTCGCAGAGGAGCGGCGCTACTCGTGGATCACCAGCGACGCGCGCGAGGACGAGCTGGCGCCGCTGGAACCGGAGCGTAAGCCGTGACCACCGCCGTGACGAGGGCGAACAAGGCCGTCGTAGTGTGGGAGACTGTAGCACCGGACTACTCTGGAGCGCGTGATGACGAACACCTGATCAGCCTCTTCCTGAGCATCCGGACCCGCTGTCCCGCCACGGCCAAGGTGTACGCGTACGAACTGTCGCGTTTTCGGCGGCTTGCGCCCAAGCCGCTGGCCGCAGTGACCCTCGACGACCTGCGGGTGTACGTCGAAGCACTGCGCGGTGCAGGGCTTGGGGAAGTCTCAGTTTCGCGTGCTGTGACGGTCGTAAGATCGCTTTTCCGGTTCGGCCACGAGGCGGGCTAC encodes:
- a CDS encoding amidoligase family protein translates to MATIQTQKFGIEIECVSITRQRAAQAVQSIVGGEVAHVGGGSYDPWEIRDARGRTWRVVADASLNDYPAHLRAEVVSPILDYADLDELQRVVRALRAAGAKATPTCSIHVHVDAAGHTAATLANLLKLVASHEKHLIEALGVQADRRARYCRDVDEQVLQRICSRRPRSMAELNRDWYGAPTENPGRLHHSRYHAVNLNAVWALGTLEFRLFNGSLHAGKIKSYIQLSLALSARALRIRHARGERRTYDASTTRYDVRVFLLGLGLIGPEFATARYHLLSHLSGSAAFRRAA
- a CDS encoding gamma-glutamylcyclotransferase; translation: MKYFAFGSNLNLGQMRSRCPDAVPLERALLRDHRLAFRSRNGGHGVATVVRARGWNVRGGLYRISNRDLMALDNYEGWPISYSRATVEVVGEVSGPVGAIIYWLNPPHADAPPNHWYREAIVEGLTDWGIRVPSMLARFEREVEREEA
- a CDS encoding DUF5049 domain-containing protein, with protein sequence MKNEHGKIAIPRAVLDGILAVRASGLTNMFDWCAATEIAAELGHAEAARWIPDNLGRYAAGIIHGFVHYDEPAAAAEIAPGRVMRYVGAAHPALTGLTVRVVGRIGRRRWEFAPWVAEERRYSWITSDAREDELAPLEPERKP